In Phyllobacterium zundukense, one DNA window encodes the following:
- a CDS encoding [protein-PII] uridylyltransferase, with translation MSASDLKLEQILNPAKLHRQFEDLVKSAKKQGAASVDRNSVLQLVKETLSAGRKTAEEMLMKDAGGTLCSIRLSWLMDQVISALYDFAITHVYPAVNPSTAERMTIIAVGGYGRGGLAPGSDIDLLFLLPYKQTPWGEQVVEYILYMLWDAGLKVGHATRNLDESIRLSLSDMTIRTTILEARYLCGNEELFTRLVQRFDEEVVKGTGPQFIEAKLAERDARNRKAGATRYLVEPNVKEGKGGQRDLHTLFWIAKYYYRVKTSDELVTLGVLSPAEHKIFRKAEDLLWAVRCHMHFLTGKAEERLSFDIQSEIARRLGYTAHPGQRDVERFMKHYFLVAKEVGDLTRIICAALEEEQAKHVPGFNRIFLTFSRRKRKLAGTSDFVVDNHRITIANDGVFHKDPVNLIRLFHLADEHGLEFHPDAMQLVTRSLSLIKTDLRENPEANRLFLEILTSERNPELILRRMNESGVLGKFIPDFGKVVAMMQFNMYHHYTVDEHLLRCIAVMSEIDHGDLGQEHPLANQIMPGLKKDRKLLYVALLLHDIAKGRPEDHSIVGARIARRVGPRLGLSKTDTETVAWLVEQHLTMSMVAQSRDLNDRKTIEDFAEIVQTLDRMKLLLVLTICDIKAVGPGVWNGWKGQLLRNLFYETELMLTGGFSEVSRKERTDHARAQLDHALSSWPQVERQSYLALHYQNYLLTVSLDDQIRHANFVRESDSSEKTLATMVKTHDFEGVTEITVLSPDHPRLLSIIAGACAAAGANIVDAQIFTTSDGRALDTILISREFPTDDDERRRAMRVGRLIEDVLSGKSYLPEMLAARTKPKRAVKAFRITPRVEINNTLSNKFTVIEVEGLDRPGLLSEITGVISDLSLDIASAHVTTFGEKVIDVFYVTDLVGHQITNATRQNRIRKKLLAIFGEGDITTAQPQRQNILMSAE, from the coding sequence ATGAGCGCCTCAGACCTGAAACTGGAACAGATACTCAACCCGGCCAAACTTCATCGTCAGTTTGAAGATCTGGTCAAATCCGCGAAGAAACAAGGCGCAGCTTCCGTCGATCGCAACAGTGTATTGCAGTTGGTGAAAGAAACGCTGAGCGCGGGCCGCAAGACTGCGGAAGAAATGCTGATGAAGGACGCAGGTGGTACACTCTGCTCTATCCGGCTTTCCTGGCTTATGGACCAGGTTATTTCGGCCCTCTACGACTTCGCCATCACCCACGTCTACCCCGCGGTAAATCCCTCCACAGCGGAACGCATGACTATTATCGCCGTTGGCGGATACGGGCGTGGTGGCTTGGCACCTGGATCGGATATCGATCTGTTGTTTCTGCTGCCTTACAAGCAGACACCCTGGGGCGAACAGGTCGTCGAGTATATTCTCTACATGCTTTGGGATGCGGGGCTCAAAGTCGGTCACGCCACGCGAAACCTTGACGAGTCCATCCGCCTTTCGCTGTCCGATATGACCATCCGGACCACGATCCTTGAAGCACGGTATCTTTGCGGTAATGAAGAGCTCTTCACCAGACTGGTGCAACGCTTCGACGAGGAAGTCGTCAAGGGAACCGGCCCACAGTTCATCGAGGCCAAGCTCGCCGAACGCGATGCACGCAACCGCAAGGCGGGCGCAACACGCTATCTGGTTGAACCCAATGTCAAGGAAGGCAAGGGCGGCCAGCGCGATCTGCATACGCTGTTCTGGATCGCCAAATATTATTACCGCGTAAAGACGAGCGACGAGCTGGTAACACTTGGCGTCCTATCCCCTGCTGAACACAAGATTTTCCGTAAGGCGGAAGATCTTCTATGGGCAGTGCGCTGCCACATGCATTTCCTGACCGGCAAGGCCGAGGAGCGACTTTCTTTCGATATCCAGAGCGAGATTGCCCGGCGGCTCGGCTACACAGCGCATCCCGGCCAGCGCGATGTCGAGCGATTCATGAAGCACTACTTCCTCGTCGCCAAGGAAGTCGGGGACCTCACCCGCATCATCTGCGCGGCGCTGGAAGAGGAACAGGCCAAGCATGTTCCGGGCTTCAACCGGATTTTTCTTACCTTCTCACGGCGCAAGCGCAAACTTGCTGGCACAAGCGACTTCGTTGTCGACAATCACCGCATCACCATCGCCAATGACGGTGTTTTCCATAAGGATCCCGTCAATCTGATCCGCCTGTTTCATCTGGCCGACGAGCACGGGCTGGAATTTCACCCGGATGCCATGCAACTGGTGACGCGATCACTTTCATTGATCAAGACCGACTTGCGGGAAAATCCCGAGGCAAACCGGCTCTTCCTTGAAATCCTCACCTCGGAGCGCAATCCCGAACTCATCCTGCGACGCATGAACGAATCCGGCGTTCTCGGCAAGTTCATTCCCGACTTCGGCAAGGTCGTCGCGATGATGCAGTTCAATATGTATCATCACTATACTGTCGATGAGCATCTGTTGCGTTGTATCGCGGTGATGTCGGAAATCGATCACGGCGATCTCGGGCAGGAACACCCCCTCGCCAACCAGATCATGCCCGGCCTGAAGAAGGACCGTAAACTCCTCTACGTGGCCTTGCTGCTGCATGATATAGCCAAGGGCCGTCCGGAAGATCATTCCATCGTTGGTGCCCGCATCGCGAGGCGCGTTGGCCCGCGCCTTGGCCTGTCGAAAACCGATACGGAAACCGTTGCCTGGCTCGTCGAACAGCATTTGACTATGAGTATGGTGGCACAGTCGCGTGATCTCAACGACCGCAAGACGATCGAGGATTTCGCCGAGATCGTGCAGACCCTCGACCGGATGAAGCTGCTGCTGGTTCTCACGATTTGCGACATCAAGGCCGTTGGACCGGGCGTGTGGAATGGCTGGAAGGGCCAGTTGTTGCGCAATCTCTTCTATGAGACGGAATTGATGCTGACCGGTGGCTTTTCGGAAGTCTCGCGCAAGGAGCGCACCGACCATGCTCGCGCGCAACTCGACCATGCGCTCTCGTCCTGGCCTCAGGTCGAGCGCCAATCCTATCTGGCACTGCATTATCAAAACTACCTTTTGACTGTCAGCCTCGATGACCAGATTCGCCACGCCAACTTCGTACGCGAGTCCGACTCAAGCGAAAAAACCCTTGCAACCATGGTCAAAACTCATGATTTCGAGGGCGTAACGGAAATTACCGTTCTATCGCCCGATCATCCGCGTCTGCTTTCCATCATCGCTGGCGCCTGTGCTGCAGCCGGTGCGAATATTGTCGATGCGCAGATATTCACGACCAGTGATGGACGCGCGCTCGATACGATCCTCATCAGTCGCGAATTTCCGACGGATGATGACGAACGGCGCCGTGCAATGCGGGTTGGCCGCCTGATCGAGGACGTACTGTCCGGGAAGTCTTACCTACCGGAAATGCTGGCCGCCCGTACCAAACCGAAACGCGCCGTCAAGGCGTTCCGGATCACACCGCGCGTCGAAATCAACAATACGCTTTCGAACAAATTCACCGTCATCGAAGTGGAGGGGCTGGACCGCCCCGGCCTCCTTTCGGAAATTACCGGTGTGATTTCCGATCTATCGCTTGATATCGCCTCGGCG
- the mutS gene encoding DNA mismatch repair protein MutS — protein MMEQYIEIKATNPDSLLFYRMGDFYELFFDDAVEASRALGITLTKRGKHLGEDIPMCGVPVHAADDYLQKLIARGFRVAVCEQIEDPAEARKRGAKSVVKRDVVRLVTPGTITEERLLDPSEANYLMTLGRIKGSGQGQFALAWIDISTGTFRVSETDPSRLLADILRVDPRELVVADPVFHDPDLRPVFDVIGRSVSPQPPSLFDSATAENRIQRYFDVSTLDGFGQFSRAELSAISGAIAYVEKTQIAERPPLMRPERESEGSSLFIDPATRANLELLRTLSGNRDGSLLKAIDRTVTGGGARLLAERLTSPLTNPMIIAERLDSVSYFLARQSLADLMREALKGVPDMPRALSRLAVGRGSPRDLGALGRGLEAAGEIAKLFQGEELPVELALVRECLGGLPIDFATHLDRALADELPLLKRDGGFVRAQYNGELDEMRALRDHSRRIIAGLQADYMEATGIKSLKIKHNNVLGYFIEVTANNSSVMTDTDEAKGKFIHRQTIANAMRFTTTELAELETKIANAAERALSIELGIFEALTNETVANADAIRAGAAALAALDVSVSLAALAEEQGYCRPLVDNSLAFEIVAGRHPVVEQSLRRQAANPFVANDCNLSPEGAGKGAIWLLTGPNMGGKSTFLRQNALIAILAQMGSFVPAGSAHIGIVDRLFSRVGASDDLARGRSTFMVEMVETAAILNQASDHSLVILDEIGRGTATFDGLSIAWAAVEYLHEKNQCRAIFATHFHEMTALSEKLERLSNVTMRVKEWDGDVVFLHEVAKGAADRSYGVQVARLAGLPEAVVNRARDVLHQLEAGETSGKADKLIDDLPLFSVEVKRQPPKPVQGKDSALFSALSMVNPDEMTPREALDTLYRLKGLATNPTS, from the coding sequence ATGATGGAGCAGTATATCGAGATCAAGGCGACGAATCCCGATAGCCTGTTGTTCTATCGCATGGGTGACTTCTACGAGCTGTTTTTCGATGATGCGGTCGAAGCTTCGCGGGCGCTTGGCATTACGCTGACCAAGCGCGGCAAACATCTCGGTGAAGATATCCCGATGTGTGGTGTGCCCGTTCATGCCGCTGACGATTACCTGCAAAAGCTGATCGCGCGCGGCTTTCGTGTCGCCGTATGCGAACAGATCGAGGATCCGGCCGAGGCGAGGAAGCGCGGAGCGAAATCTGTCGTCAAACGGGACGTTGTGCGCCTGGTAACACCGGGAACGATCACGGAGGAAAGGCTCCTCGATCCGTCGGAAGCCAATTACCTGATGACGCTCGGCCGCATCAAGGGATCCGGCCAGGGCCAGTTCGCGCTTGCCTGGATCGATATCTCCACCGGCACATTCCGTGTCAGTGAGACCGATCCCTCCCGGCTGCTCGCCGACATTCTGCGAGTCGATCCACGCGAGTTGGTTGTCGCGGACCCGGTATTCCATGACCCGGATCTGCGGCCGGTTTTCGATGTCATCGGTCGTTCCGTGAGCCCGCAGCCGCCGAGTCTCTTTGACAGTGCCACGGCGGAAAACCGCATCCAGCGTTATTTCGATGTCAGCACGCTTGATGGCTTTGGCCAGTTTTCGCGTGCCGAGCTCTCAGCTATTTCTGGCGCCATTGCCTATGTCGAGAAGACCCAGATTGCCGAGCGCCCCCCTCTGATGCGGCCCGAGCGGGAGTCGGAAGGCTCATCACTTTTCATCGATCCCGCTACACGAGCTAATCTTGAACTCTTGCGCACGCTTTCCGGCAATCGTGATGGAAGTCTGTTGAAAGCGATCGATCGCACGGTGACGGGCGGGGGTGCCCGGCTTCTCGCGGAACGGCTGACCTCGCCCCTCACCAATCCGATGATTATTGCGGAACGGCTTGATTCCGTTTCTTATTTTCTCGCACGTCAATCACTGGCCGATTTGATGCGCGAAGCGCTGAAGGGGGTACCTGATATGCCTCGCGCCCTGTCGCGGCTTGCCGTCGGGCGTGGCAGCCCACGCGATTTGGGTGCTCTCGGCCGCGGCCTCGAAGCCGCAGGGGAAATCGCCAAGCTATTTCAAGGAGAGGAGTTGCCTGTTGAACTCGCACTGGTCCGCGAGTGTCTTGGTGGGCTGCCAATTGATTTCGCGACGCATCTCGATCGGGCACTCGCCGATGAGTTGCCGCTTTTGAAGCGTGATGGCGGATTTGTGCGGGCACAATACAACGGCGAACTGGATGAAATGCGGGCGCTGCGCGATCATTCGCGGCGTATTATCGCCGGCCTCCAAGCCGACTATATGGAAGCGACAGGGATTAAATCGCTGAAGATCAAGCACAATAATGTGCTTGGCTATTTCATCGAAGTGACCGCTAACAACAGCTCGGTCATGACCGATACCGATGAAGCCAAGGGAAAGTTCATCCACCGTCAGACGATCGCCAATGCCATGCGATTTACGACAACGGAGCTGGCAGAACTCGAAACCAAGATCGCCAATGCCGCTGAACGCGCCCTTTCCATCGAGCTTGGCATCTTTGAAGCTCTGACCAATGAAACGGTTGCCAATGCCGACGCGATACGAGCAGGTGCCGCAGCCTTGGCGGCTCTTGATGTTTCCGTGTCGTTGGCAGCTCTTGCCGAAGAACAGGGCTACTGCCGTCCGCTCGTCGATAACAGCCTTGCATTCGAGATTGTCGCGGGGCGCCATCCGGTTGTTGAGCAATCGCTTCGGCGGCAGGCAGCCAATCCTTTCGTCGCCAATGATTGCAATCTCTCTCCAGAAGGCGCGGGCAAAGGCGCAATCTGGCTGCTGACGGGCCCAAACATGGGCGGTAAATCAACATTCCTGCGCCAGAACGCGCTGATCGCGATCCTGGCGCAGATGGGTTCCTTTGTTCCGGCAGGCTCCGCCCATATCGGCATTGTCGACCGTCTGTTTTCGCGCGTCGGTGCTTCCGACGATCTTGCGCGGGGGCGTTCTACCTTCATGGTCGAAATGGTGGAAACCGCTGCCATCCTCAATCAGGCCAGCGACCATTCGCTGGTGATCCTCGACGAAATCGGTCGCGGCACCGCCACGTTCGACGGCCTCTCCATTGCCTGGGCGGCGGTCGAATACCTGCACGAAAAGAACCAGTGCCGGGCAATCTTCGCTACGCATTTCCACGAAATGACCGCGCTTTCGGAAAAACTTGAACGGCTGAGCAATGTGACGATGCGGGTCAAGGAATGGGACGGCGATGTCGTCTTCCTGCATGAGGTTGCCAAGGGGGCGGCTGACCGGTCCTATGGTGTGCAGGTCGCCCGCCTCGCCGGGTTACCCGAGGCAGTGGTCAACCGTGCCCGCGACGTTCTGCACCAGCTCGAAGCGGGGGAGACTTCCGGCAAGGCGGACAAGCTGATCGACGATCTTCCGCTATTCTCGGTCGAGGTGAAACGTCAGCCGCCAAAGCCAGTTCAAGGCAAAGATAGCGCTCTGTTTTCCGCCCTTTCCATGGTCAATCCGGACGAGATGACGCCGCGCGAAGCGCTGGATACGCTCTACCGATTGAAAGGCCTGGCCACAAACCCGACATCTTGA